One window of the Cuculus canorus isolate bCucCan1 chromosome 13, bCucCan1.pri, whole genome shotgun sequence genome contains the following:
- the LOC104065442 gene encoding carboxylesterase 5A isoform X2, whose product MSPQSQISLLCILFSSLAFIPSGAEGWNNAEPEVTIALGRLKGRQTHVKGTDRLVNAFLGIPFAKPPLGPLRFSPPEPPEPWNDLRDATSYPPICPQDLSLLKTAERNFKEKHLSFRTSEDCLYLNVYSPAGSDKKDKLPVMVWIHGGNFIFGGASRYDGSALSAYENIVVVIIQYRLGLLGFFNTGDEHARGNWAFLDQIAALRWIQENIEHFGGDPGSVTLFGISAGSCCVFAHVLSPLSKGLFHRAISESGILIPPDKDLHLSTDLKKIASVFKCEASSSLSLINCLRKQEANDIVFNSRGIPFLPLVLDGVFLPKTPEEILSGKEFNTVPLMIGVTNNEFGWNIRSTSQIPGLKEVGDRKSIISTVEIFLPMIDVPPEFLPMIVDEYLGDTDDPAELRDRFLDLLGDVAIVMPSIKALNYHRESGAPAYFFEFQHRPTSYWDSKPEYVKADHGDEVGFVFGGPYLAGDIQLRSEVTEEEKNLSRTLMKYWANFARNGNPNGEGLVDWPSYNQNEEYLQINLKQKKARKLKEKKVDFWRKLMFEKANKKRTETKKVNLEL is encoded by the exons atgTCTCCTCAAAGCcagatttctttgctttgcatCTTATTTTCTAGTTTAGCATTCATCCCTTCTGGAGCAGAAG GATGGAACAATGCTGAGCCAGAAGTGACTATCGCACTTGGACGGCTCAAAGGGAGACAGACACATGTGAAGGGGACAGACAGACTTGTAAATGCTTTCCTTGGGATTCCTTTTGCAAAACCACCTCTTGGACCCTTGAGGTTTTCCCCACCTGAACCACCTGAACCCTGGAATGATCTGAGAGATGCAACTTCTTACCCACCGAT ATGCCCTCAAGATCTGTCCCTGttgaaaacagctgaaagaaactttaaagaaaaacacctttCATTCCGCACTTCTGAAGACTGTTTGTATCTAAATGTTTACAGCCCTGCTGGTTCAGACAAAAAGGACAAGCTACCG GTGATGGTGTGGATCCATGGAGGCAATTTTATATTTGGTGGTGCTTCTAGGTATGATGGTTCTGCACTATCAGCCTACGAGAACATTGTGGTAGTAATAATTCAGTACAGACTTGGACTCCTTGGATTCTTCAA tactggTGATGAACACGCTCGTGGGAACTGGGCATTTTTGGACCAAATAGCAGCTCTTCGGTGGATCCAAGAGAACATTGAACACTTTGGCGGCGATCCAGGATCTGTTACTCTCTTTGGCATATCTGCAGGATCTTGCTGTGTTTTTGCACAT GTTTTATCTCCTCTGTCTAAGGGTCTCTTTCATAGAGCAATATCAGAGAGTGGAATTCTAATCCCCCCTGATAAAGATTTACATCTTTCAACAGACCTTAAG aaaattgcaAGTGTGTTTAAGTGTGAGGCAAGCAGTTCGCTCTCCCTGATAAACTGCCTAAGGAAGCAGGAAGCAAACGACATTGTCTTTAACAGTAGG GGAATCCCATTTCTACCCTTAGTTTTGGATGgagtatttcttcctaagacacCTGAAGAGATACTGTCGGGAAAAGAATTCAACACAGTCCCGCTTATGATAGGAGTCACCAACAATGAGTTTGGCTGGAATATTCGATCT acATCACAAATACCAGGTTTGAAGGAAGTGGGAGATAGAAAATCGATCATTTCAACTGTAGAGATTTTTCTGCCGATGATA GATGTACCGCCAGAGTTTCTGCCTATGATAGTGGATGAATATCTAGGAGACACAGATGATCCTGCTGAGCTACGGGATCGATTTTTGGACTTGCTTGGCGATGTAGCAATTGTGATGCCATCCATTAAAGCACTGAATTATCACAGGG AGTCTGGAGCTCCTGCCTACTTCTTTGAGTTTCAGCATCGGCCCACTTCATACTGGGATAGTAAACCAGAGTATGTGAAAGCTGATCATGGAGATGAAGTTGGCTTTGTCTTTGGAGGACCATATCTGGCCGGTGATATTCAGCTACGTA GTGAAgttacagaggaagaaaagaacctTAGTAGAACTCTGATGAAGTACTGGGCTAACTTTGCTCGAAATGG AAATCCCAATGGGGAAGGTTTGGTTGACTGGCCTTCTTATAACCAAAATGAAGAATACTTACAGATAAACctcaaacagaagaaagccaggaagttgaaagaaaagaaggtagACTTCTGGAGAAAGCTGATGTTTGAAAAGGCAAATAAGAAAAGAACGGAAACCAAGAAGGTTAATTTAGAGTTATAA
- the LOC104065443 gene encoding fatty acyl-CoA hydrolase precursor, medium chain produces the protein MATGKDTLLLPWILTIGVIALVATGQKAEHPEVVTKYGRVRGYQFKVDAAGRSINIFLGLPFAKPPVGPLRFSEPQPPESWKGVRDATSYPPMCLQDKALGQFFSDYVTNRNEKFLLQMSEDCLYLNVYTPTSSEKQEKLPVFVWIHGGGLFFGAASPYDGSALAAFDNVVVVTIQYRLGIVGYLSTGDKHARGNWGYLDQVAALRWIQENIIHFGGDPGSVTIAGESAGGISVSALVLSPLAKGLFHKAISESGTAAGALFTDQPEQEAQRIAAASGCEKTSSAAIVECLKGKTEGEIVEITQKMTPLFISSTVDGVFFPKSPRQLLSEKAINAVPYIIGVNNCEFGWVIPMIMKFPAYTDGLDEDVARQALQSSLALTIKDVTSDIVDQIYNEYVGNAANRAQVRDGVLDAVGDSLLVLSAIEVAKYHRDAGNPVYFYEFQHRPSWAAGVVPEFVKADHADEIAFVFGKPFLAGHATQDENKLSRTVMRYWTNFARNGNPNGEDLVHWPQYDLDERYLEIDLVQKAAKKLKEQKVEFWTKLLNPMVKEKRERTDL, from the exons ATGGCAACTGGAAAGGACACATTGCTGCTCCCGTGGATTCTCACCATTGGGGTCATAGCACTCGTAGCTACTG GACAAAAAGCAGAGCATCCAGAAGTGGTGACTAAATATGGGAGAGTCCGAGGATACCAATTCAAAGTAGACGCAGCTGGGAGGAGTATAAATATCTTTCTGGGACTTCCTTTTGCCAAGCCTCCAGTTGGACCACTGAGGTTTTCTGAACCCCAGCCACCTGAGTCATGGAAAGGTGTGAGAGATGCCACTTCCTACCCACCAAT gTGTCTGCAGGATAAAGCACTAGGACAGTTTTTTTCGGATTATGTCActaatagaaatgaaaaatttcttctccaaatgTCTGAAGATTGCTTATACCTAAATGTGTATACACCCACTTCCTCggaaaaacaggagaagctgCCT GTCTTTGTATGGATCCATGGAGGTGGATTATTTTTTGGAGCAGCTTCACCGTATGATGGTTCAGCATTAGCAGCATTTGACAATGTAGTGGTTGTAACAATTCAGTACAGATTAGGAATTGTTGGATATTTGAG cactggTGATAAGCATGCCCGAGGTAACTGGGGGTATCTGGATCAAGTTGCAGCTCTTCGGTGGATTCAAGAAAATATCATACATTTTGGAGGAGATCCAGGATCTGTTACTATAGCTGGAGAATCTGCAGGAGGCATCAGCGTTTCTGCTCTT gtCTTATCTCCCCTGGCAAAGGGCTTGTTCCATAAGGCCATTTCAGAGAGCGGCACTGCAGCTGGGGCCTTGTTCACTGACCAGCCTGAGCAGGAGGCACAA AGAATTGCTGCTGCCTCTGGCTGTGAAAAGACCAGTTCTGCTGCAATAGTTGAatgcttaaaaggaaaaacagaaggagaaatagTAGAGATAACACAAAAAATG acTCCTCTGTTCATCAGTTCAACTGTGGATGgtgtattttttccaaagagTCCCAGGCAGTTACTGTCTGAAAAAGCCATCAATGCAGTCCCATACATAATAGGAGTAAATAACTGTGAATTTGGCTGGGTGATTCCTATG ATAATGAAATTTCCTGCTTACACAGATGGTTTGGATGAAGATGTTGCACGTCAAGCTTTACAGAGCTCCTTAGCATTAACAATTAAG GATGTTACTTCTGACATTGTTGATCAAATATATAATGAATACGTAGGGAATGCAGCAAACCGTGCTCAGGTGCGAGATGGCGTTCTTGATGCAGTGGGAGACTCTCTGCTTGTTCTTTCAGCCATTGAAGTGGCCAAATACCACAGAG ATGCTGGCAACCCAGTCTACTTTTATGAATTTCAGCATCGACCGAGTTGGGCAGCAGGTGTTGTACCAGAGTTCGTAAAAGCAGATCACGCAGATGAGATTGCCTTTGTCTTTGGAAAGCCATTCTTAGCCG GACATGCTACAcaagatgaaaataaacttaGCAGAACTGTTATGAGATACTGGACTAACTTTGCTAGAAATGG AAATCCCAACGGAGAAGACTTGGTCCATTGGCCTCAGTATGATCTGGATGAAAGATACCTGGAAATAGACCTAGTGcaaaaggcagcaaagaaactgaaagaacagaaagtggAGTTTTGGACAAAGCTCTTAAACCCAATGGTGAAAGAAAAGCGAGAACGCACAGATTTATAG
- the UBA2 gene encoding SUMO-activating enzyme subunit 2, with the protein MSVSGPVSGPLRSELAEAVSQARLLVVGAGGIGCELLKDLVLTGFSNIDVIDLDTIDVSNLNRQFLFQKKHVGRSKSQVAKESVLQFYPEANIIAYHDSIMNPDYNVEFFRQFTLVMNALDNRAARNHVNRMCLAADVPLIESGTAGYLGQVTVIKKGVTECYECHPKPTQKTFPGCTIRNTPSEPIHCIVWAKYLFNQLFGEEDADQEVSPDRADPEAAWEPAEAEARARASNEDGDIKRVSTKEWAKSTGYDPIKLFTKLFKDDIRYLLTMDKLWRKRKPPVPLDWAEVQNQDKTICDQQNESSAVLKDQQVLDVKSYAHLFSKSVETLRLHLAEKGEGAELIWDKDDPSAMDFVTSAANLRMHVFSMNMKSRFDIKSMAGNIIPAIATTNAVIAGLIVLEGLKILSGKIDQCRTIFLNKQPNPRKKLLVPCALDPPNPNCYVCASKPEVTVKLNVHKVTVLTLQDKIVKEKFAMVAPDVQIDDGKGTILISSEEGETEANNHRKLSDFGIRNGTRLQADDFLQDYTLLINVLHSEDLEKDVEFEVVGDTPEKVGPKPSEPTSKNITNGSDDGAQPSTSRAPDQDDLLIVDSEDEGTSSNVDDDMENKSRKRKLEDKECVGTKRVRTEQTDEQDEIIALD; encoded by the exons ATGTCGGTGTCGGGGCCGGTGTCGGGACCCCTGCGCAGCGAGCTAGCCGAGGCCGTGTCCCAGGCGcggctgctggtggtgggagCCGGCGGGATCGGCTGCGAGCTCCTCAAGGACCTGGTGCTCACCGGCTTCAGCAACATCGACGTG ATTGATTTGGATACTATCGATGTCAGCAATCTCAACAGGcagtttttgtttcaaaagaaacatgttgGAAGATCAAAATCACAG gTTGCCAAGGAAAGCGTGTTACAGTTCTATCCAGAAGCTAATATTATAGCTTACCATGATAGCATCATGAa CCCTGACTATAACGTAGAGTTCTTCCGCCAGTTTACGTTGGTTATGAATGCTCTGGATAACAGAG CTGCCCGTAACCATGTGAACAGGATGTGTCTGGCTGCTGATGTTCCTCTTATAGAGAGTGGAACTGCAGGCTACCTTGGACAAGTGACAGTTATTAAAAAG GGAGTGACAGAATGTTATGAATGTCATCCTAAACCAACTCAAAAGACTTTTCCAGGCTGCACAATCCGAAATACGCCATCGGAACCTATCCATTGCATTGTGTGGGCTAAGTATTTGTTCAA TCAGTTGTTTGGAGAAGAAGATGCCGATCAAGAAGTCTCTCCTGACAGAGCTGATCCTGAAGCTGCCT GGGagccagcagaagcagaagccaGGGCACGAGCATCCAATGAAGATGGTGACATTAAACGTGTTTCGACTAAGGAGTGGGCTAAATCAACTGGATACGATCCAATTAAACTTTTTACTAAG CTTTTCAAAGATGACATTAGATACCTGCTGACAATGGATAAGctgtggaggaaaagaaaacctccaGTGCCACTGGACTGGGCAGAGGTACAGAATCAAG atAAAACCATCTGTGACCAACAAAACGAATCCTCTGCGGTCCTGAAGGATCAGCAGGTTCTTGATGTCAAGAGCTACGCACACTTATTTTCAAAGAGTGTTGAAACCCTGAGACTTCACCTGGCTGAGAAGGGCGAGGGAGCTGAGCTTATATGGGATAAG GATGACCCTTCTGCGATGGATTTTGTCACTTCTGCTGCGAACCTCAGGATGCACGTTTTCAGTATGAACATGAAGAGCAGATTTGATATCAAGT cAATGGCAGGAAACATTATCCCAGCTATAGCTACTACTAACGCGGTAATAGCTGGTCTGATAGTGCTGGAGGGCTTGAAGATTTTATCAGGAAAGATAGATCAGTGTAGAACG ATTTTTCTGAACAAGCAGCCAAATCCCAGAAAGAAGCTATTGGTTCCTTGTGCTTTGGATCCACCAAATCCTAACTGTTATGTATGTGCAAGTAAGCCAGAAGTGACTGTGAAACTTAACGTACACAAAGTTACTGTGTTAACACTCCAGGATAAG ATAGTGAAAGAAAAGTTTGCTATGGTAGCACCAGATGTACAaatagatgatggaaagggaaCTATTCTTATATCTTcagaagaaggagaaacagaag CAAATAACCACAGGAAATTATCAGACTTTGGAATCCGAAACGGCACACGACTACAGGCAGACGATTTCCTTCAGGACTACACTCTACTAATCAACGTGCTTCATAG tgaagaCCTAGAAAAAGATGTAGAATTTGAAGTCGTTGGTGACACTCCTGAAAAAGTTGGCCCTAAACCATCGGAACCAACATCCAAGAACATCACCAATGGCAGCGATGATGGAGCACAACCTTCAACATCCAGAG CTCCAGATCAAGACGATCTATTGATTGTTGATTCTGAAGATGAAGGTACTTCGAGCAACGTTGACGATgatatggaaaacaaaagccgCAAGAGAAAACTAGAAGATAAAGAGTGCGTCGGTACAAAGAGAGTGCGTACTGAGCAGACAGATGAACAAGATGAAATCATAGCGCTAGACTGA
- the LOC104065442 gene encoding carboxylesterase 5A isoform X1 has protein sequence MIFKVPSNPNYSMILTKRQGKRTFAPMPAHWTLDSLPQLRVPPEAPEVPGWNNAEPEVTIALGRLKGRQTHVKGTDRLVNAFLGIPFAKPPLGPLRFSPPEPPEPWNDLRDATSYPPICPQDLSLLKTAERNFKEKHLSFRTSEDCLYLNVYSPAGSDKKDKLPVMVWIHGGNFIFGGASRYDGSALSAYENIVVVIIQYRLGLLGFFNTGDEHARGNWAFLDQIAALRWIQENIEHFGGDPGSVTLFGISAGSCCVFAHVLSPLSKGLFHRAISESGILIPPDKDLHLSTDLKKIASVFKCEASSSLSLINCLRKQEANDIVFNSRGIPFLPLVLDGVFLPKTPEEILSGKEFNTVPLMIGVTNNEFGWNIRSTSQIPGLKEVGDRKSIISTVEIFLPMIDVPPEFLPMIVDEYLGDTDDPAELRDRFLDLLGDVAIVMPSIKALNYHRESGAPAYFFEFQHRPTSYWDSKPEYVKADHGDEVGFVFGGPYLAGDIQLRSEVTEEEKNLSRTLMKYWANFARNGNPNGEGLVDWPSYNQNEEYLQINLKQKKARKLKEKKVDFWRKLMFEKANKKRTETKKVNLEL, from the exons GATGGAACAATGCTGAGCCAGAAGTGACTATCGCACTTGGACGGCTCAAAGGGAGACAGACACATGTGAAGGGGACAGACAGACTTGTAAATGCTTTCCTTGGGATTCCTTTTGCAAAACCACCTCTTGGACCCTTGAGGTTTTCCCCACCTGAACCACCTGAACCCTGGAATGATCTGAGAGATGCAACTTCTTACCCACCGAT ATGCCCTCAAGATCTGTCCCTGttgaaaacagctgaaagaaactttaaagaaaaacacctttCATTCCGCACTTCTGAAGACTGTTTGTATCTAAATGTTTACAGCCCTGCTGGTTCAGACAAAAAGGACAAGCTACCG GTGATGGTGTGGATCCATGGAGGCAATTTTATATTTGGTGGTGCTTCTAGGTATGATGGTTCTGCACTATCAGCCTACGAGAACATTGTGGTAGTAATAATTCAGTACAGACTTGGACTCCTTGGATTCTTCAA tactggTGATGAACACGCTCGTGGGAACTGGGCATTTTTGGACCAAATAGCAGCTCTTCGGTGGATCCAAGAGAACATTGAACACTTTGGCGGCGATCCAGGATCTGTTACTCTCTTTGGCATATCTGCAGGATCTTGCTGTGTTTTTGCACAT GTTTTATCTCCTCTGTCTAAGGGTCTCTTTCATAGAGCAATATCAGAGAGTGGAATTCTAATCCCCCCTGATAAAGATTTACATCTTTCAACAGACCTTAAG aaaattgcaAGTGTGTTTAAGTGTGAGGCAAGCAGTTCGCTCTCCCTGATAAACTGCCTAAGGAAGCAGGAAGCAAACGACATTGTCTTTAACAGTAGG GGAATCCCATTTCTACCCTTAGTTTTGGATGgagtatttcttcctaagacacCTGAAGAGATACTGTCGGGAAAAGAATTCAACACAGTCCCGCTTATGATAGGAGTCACCAACAATGAGTTTGGCTGGAATATTCGATCT acATCACAAATACCAGGTTTGAAGGAAGTGGGAGATAGAAAATCGATCATTTCAACTGTAGAGATTTTTCTGCCGATGATA GATGTACCGCCAGAGTTTCTGCCTATGATAGTGGATGAATATCTAGGAGACACAGATGATCCTGCTGAGCTACGGGATCGATTTTTGGACTTGCTTGGCGATGTAGCAATTGTGATGCCATCCATTAAAGCACTGAATTATCACAGGG AGTCTGGAGCTCCTGCCTACTTCTTTGAGTTTCAGCATCGGCCCACTTCATACTGGGATAGTAAACCAGAGTATGTGAAAGCTGATCATGGAGATGAAGTTGGCTTTGTCTTTGGAGGACCATATCTGGCCGGTGATATTCAGCTACGTA GTGAAgttacagaggaagaaaagaacctTAGTAGAACTCTGATGAAGTACTGGGCTAACTTTGCTCGAAATGG AAATCCCAATGGGGAAGGTTTGGTTGACTGGCCTTCTTATAACCAAAATGAAGAATACTTACAGATAAACctcaaacagaagaaagccaggaagttgaaagaaaagaaggtagACTTCTGGAGAAAGCTGATGTTTGAAAAGGCAAATAAGAAAAGAACGGAAACCAAGAAGGTTAATTTAGAGTTATAA
- the PDCD2L gene encoding programmed cell death protein 2-like, with protein sequence MAAGQRVLLGVRDAAMLGPCRGGGQSPAWATNKLGGAADWVPSVQPCCPRCEECGQALAQLVQVYCPLEHSPFHRVAHVFACASKGCSGATRSWKVLRSQYLQAGEKETPDHGIKQKQEANFAAKDWCDEADDWGVCDGAESPSYASLQLLGLNESVSNSLSREVECASQFQQLRLSEAADGSLNAPPPVSEGVVMAMSSSAPAFQPFYINVVDEEDYTGFLDTDHADQLLKEYQQREGVDLEQLMSESFAGEGGNEKYEKSEVKSRDHTFHKFMKRISMCPEQILRYSWNGQPLFITCPPANIDRGIPACSNCGSNRVFEFQLMPALVSMLRTDSDLSVEFGTAIVYTCERSCWPTNHQTPLEEFIFVQEDPDQRLFK encoded by the exons ATGGCTGCCGGGCAGCGTGTCCTTTTGGGTGTGCGCGATGCTGCCATGCTGGGGCCATGCCGGGGGGGCGGGCAGAGCCCCGCCTGGGCCACCAACAAGCTGGGAGGCGCAGCG GACTGGGTGCCTTCCGTGCAGCCGTGCTGTCCCCGCTGCGAGGAGTGCGGGCAGGCGCTGGCACAGCTGGTTCAGGTGTACTGCCCGCTGGAGCACTCCCCTTTCCACCGCGTTGCCCATGTCTTCGCCTGCGCCAGCAAGGGCTGCAGCGGGGCAACACGTAG CTGGAAGGTTCTGCGCTCCCAATATTTGCaggcaggagagaaggaaacacCAGACCATGGCATAAAACAG aAACAAGAAGCAAACTTTGCTGCAAAGGATTGGTGTGATGAAGCAGACGACTGGGGAGTCTGTGATGGAGCAGAATCTCCTTCATATGCCTCCCTTCAGCTACTTGGCTTAAATGAATCGGTGAGCAACTctttgtccagagaagtggagTGTGCATcccagttccaacagcttcGGTTGTCTGAAGCTGCTGATGGTTCCCTGAATGCACCTCCGCCAGTCAGTGAGGGAGTGGTGATGGCAATGTCCAGTTCAGCTCCTGCGTTCCAGCCCTTTTACATTAATGTTGTGGATGAGGAAGACTACACTGGTTTCCTTGACACAGATCATGCCGATCAACTGTTGAAGGAGTATCAGCAGAGAGAGGGTGTTGATTTGGAACAGCTGATGTCAGAAAG TTTTGCAGGTGAAGGTGGTAATGAAAAGTATGAGAAGAGTGAAGTCAAAAGCAGGGACCACACATTCCATAAATTTATGAAAAGAATATCCATGTGTCCTGAACAGATCCTAAG GTACTCCTGGAATGGCCAGCCTTTATTCATAACATGTCCTCCAGCCAACATTGACAGAGGTATTCCAGCCTGCAGCAACTGTGGAAGCAACAGAGTATTTGAATTTCAGCTCATGCCGGCACTGGTCAGCATGCTCCGGACTGATTCAG ATCTGTCAGTGGAATTTGGGACTGCTATAGTTTACACGTGTGAGAGGAGCTGTTGGCCAACAAATCATCAAACCCCACTtgaagagtttatttttgtACAAGAAGACCCGGATCAgagattatttaaataa